In the genome of Paenibacillus sp. GP183, the window ATCCCATCTCCGTAATGGCACGCAAAATTTTCGGTTCTAATCCAAACTCTTGAAATGTTTTCAATCTGTCCAATCTCCTTTTGTACAGGGCAGGCTAATGCCTTGTGTCTTTTTTACCCTTAAGTACGACATGCTATCCGTTTCCATAGTATTCCTTGTGGAATAGTCTTTCGATTCACAAAAATCACATTGATCCAAACGGCCGTTCTTAAGAATATCTTGAATATTATAGCACAACTACCCTATACAATTCCAGTCAATCGCTCATTCTAATTGCGAAACCTAACGCATTGCCTTAACGTATAACAAGTAAGTAAACTAATATCGGATTAGAGGAGCGTTTACCATGTCTATCTTTAAACGTGTAGGTTCAATTCTGCGGAGTAACAAGGAAGTGCCTCAGTCAGCGCCAAGCAATCCGCTTGAAGATTCTGTTGTAGGGGACATTGTAACGGTCGATCTTGAAGAATATGTGATTTCAGGGAAAGTTATATACTTTGACCGCGGTTTTGCCCCGCACAGATATGCTTATTATTTGCAAAGCGGCAAAAATATTCAATGCCTAATAGTGGAAAAAGGACGCACCTACGACTGCTTCATCTGCAGCTTTGTGGAAGGCGCACTTGACGATCCCAATGACGTGCCGTCTCGTCTGGAAATGGATGGTGAAGTTACCTTTGAACTTGAGCACCATCGCAGCGATGTGACCAAGGCCGAGGGCAATACGGATTTCCGCGCAGGCGATGATGTGTTATTTTGGCGTTATTTTGGTCCGGATCAACGATTCTTCTTCCTTCAATGGCAGGATGGCAAATTTGTAGCCATGGAGGGCACACGAACACCTGGCAATCAGATTAAATTTTTAAAATCGACACGATAATTTTCGAATAGGCTCATACAGCATGAAAGGAGGGCATCGATAGTGAAAAAATGGACATCATGGGTGGCGCTCGTTGTCGTGTTTGCCCTTCTGACTGCGTGCGGTGATGCCGGCAACTATGTTAAACAAACTTATCCCCTGGTAAGCGCAGACGGAAATGGAAGCAACCTTTCGAAGGTCTACTCAGCCCAAGGCAAAACGGTTCCGGTTGTTGCCAATGAGTTGGCCCAGAAAGAGCCCCCAAAGGAAAAAAGTAAAGAATCCTTGGATCAAATGTTCCTGCTCTACTCAGATAAAGTGATCAATATTCAGAAGGATCCCAAGGACAGCAACAATACTCTCGTTGAAGTTGACAGTGTTCAATACGCAAAGGAGCATTATGATTCATCCTTCCTTCAAGGATTCTTGGCAGCATCCCTCTTACAGTCGGTGATGGGTGGAGGCTGGTTCGGAAACCATCGCGGGAACGATTATAGAGGCTATACTCAGACCCCGACTTATAGGAGCAGCGATTCCACGCAAACAGTTGCACCAACGGTGAAGAAAGATACACCCAGTACATCAGATCGAACCGGTACCTTCTCAACCGGAAAAAAATCCGCCACCTCGAACAGCAACATAGGTTCAAACAGCTCCGGCAGCGACTCTACATCCAGAAAAAATGACGGATCGACTATAAATCGTGTAACGAAACCATCCAGCAGTAAGCCCGCAACAAGCAGCCGGTCAGGATCATTCAGCCGGCGCAAATAGTTTCGTTTATTCATCTATATAAGTTGAACTAGACACTTTCCTTTTCTAATTGAAAGGATTTCTACCCATCAACCGTCGAATAAGTGAAGACCACTTAATGGACGGGTGATGACGATGGAAGCAGTTAAGTTACAGGAAGTTGAGAAACGGTTAAAACAAGAAAAGAACCGTCGAATGTTCGAGCGATACCAGACAGTTCGCTTACATTTACTGGGGCATGACAAGCAGCAAATTGCCACAATCATCGGGAGGTCGGAGCGTACGGTAAGAACGTATTTACAGCAATATCACGAATCCGGTTTAGATGGATTACAGATGAATTTCTCCCCTGGTCGCCGTGAGCGAATTACTAAAGAGCAGCAAGTGAAGCTTAAGAAGACAATCATAGAATCACTTCCTCATGAGGTTGGATTTACGGCAAAATTCAACTGGACGCTTCAACTGATCGGCGAGTATATCAAACGTGAGTTTGGCGAAAGTTACTCCATCCGGGGTGTGTCCAAGTTGATGCACCGTCTTGATATGAGCTATACCAAACCAACCTATACCTTAGCGGCAGCTGACGAAGAGAAGCAAAAAGAGTTTGTCGAAACAACCTTCCCAAGGTTAAAAAAATTACGAGAATGGCGAAATTGATCATTTATTGTTTGAAGATGAAGCCATGATCCGTGATTATCAAGCTCTTCAACGCACCTGGTTTGCTAAAGGCAAACAGCGAATCATAAAAACCACAGGCAAACATCGAGGCGTAAAGCTGTTTTCTACAGTTGATTACGGCACAGGCCAAATCGTATGGCAGGAAGATGAGGAATATACAGCTGAAAAGTTTCTGGTGTTTCTGCATCGAGTCGTTGATGCTTACCCCAAAGGCAAAATAACAATGGTATTGGACAATGCTCGAGCTCACCACGCAAAATTGCTTGAACCATTTTTTAAGGAGCAGCAAGGTCGGCTTAAACTTGTTTTTCTTCCTCCGTACAGCCCAGAACTTAATATCGTCGAGGGATTATGGAAATGGTTAAAGTCGGATGTGATTAATAATGTCTTCTATCACACCGTCGTCGAAATACGAGGAAACGTACATTCCTTCATGGAACAAATCATGAAAGATCCCTTAAACATCATCGATCGTCTATGCATTAGGATGGAATCAGGGGAGCTACCGGAAAACCAATAGTTCAACTTATATAAAAGCCAAGGAGCTATGCCCTTGGCTTTTTTGCTTCCTGTAAAATTAAATGAACACCGGTCAATTCATCATTGCAGTTTTTGCAGGATGAATTATACTGACAATATGCTGCATACTACGTTTTGAGGTGAGACTTTTGAAGAATGTGCTTGACTGGATTACCGTAGCAATCGGGGCCTTGCTTGCTGCGGTAGGCTTTAATATGTTCTTGATCCCCCATCAGTTGCTCAGCGGCGGCATTTCGGGAATCGCCATGCTTATTGGTTATTTTACGAACTGGAATATCGGATTTCTATATTTCGTTTTCAACCTGCCTATCATGATTTGGGGATTGATTGTCATCGGCCGTAAATTCATAGTGTATAGTGTAGTTTCTGTCATCTTGACTGTATGGCTGATGCAGGTGCTCCCTTCCATTAATCAAGCGCCCATTTTAGGGGCGGTATTCGGTGGAGTTTTAGTAGGAGTCGGCAGCGGGATCACGCTTAGAATGGGAGGTTCTACAGGAGGTTTTGATATTATCGGCTCTATTCTTACACGCAGGTGGGATTTCCCGCTCGGCACTGTACTTTCTCTTCTAAATGCACTCGTAATTCTGGCCTTGGGCTTTTTTAAAGCGGATTGGGATCTAGCATTATACTCCATGCTAGCCATCTACATAAGCGGAAGGGTAATGGACGGCATACATATTCGGCACGTTAAGGTAACAGCGTTCATTGTGACCAAGCAAAAAAAGCAGCTGCTGGAGCGGCTCTTGACCATGCCGCGCGGCGTTACTTTAATCAAGACGGAAGGAGCTTTTACCAGCACCGAGCAGGATATGCTTATGACCGTTACAACTCGCTATGAACTGGCGGATTTGAAAAAAATCATCAAGGATATTGACCCTAAAGCCTTCGTTAATATTGTGGAAACCGTTGGGGTGCTTGGTGAATTTCGCAAGTTGAAATAGAGGATGGATATCCACTTCTAAAATCATAATTATGTGCTATAATAGGTATTGTAATTTCATAGTTCTGGGTTGCATCGTTTAATGTTCAGGCGTAGGTCTTTTTCTAATCTTCTGATTGGAGAGGTGATGCTTGTGGAAACAGTGAAGTTATCCAGGATTGTGCTTAAAGTATCGCCGGAATTGGCAGGTTTTTTGACTCTCAGCGAGCTTAATTCCGAAATCGTTCTGCGAAACGGGATTGAAGCCCTTGAGGCGCAAGATGTCATGGAAATAATTCAATACAGCATTTCGGAACATCAAAAGGACACCCTTTTTCATTAAAGGGTGTTTTTTTTCTCACAAAGTTTACCCTTTTGTAATATTTGTGGTGTATAGTTACTATAAAGACATGGTATGATAGAACCTATAAGAAAGCGGAGGTGTCTAATTATGGGTGCTTTATCCCCTTGGCATTTTATATTGATAGCAATTGTGGCTTTGCTGCTATTTGGACCCAGTAAACTGCCTGAGCTCGGACGAGGTTTCGGCAAAATGTTTAGGGAATTCAAAGACGCGACCAGCGGCAATTCTGCTAACGACGATCATAATCAGGCGCGCAAAGAGATTCAACCTGCCGAAGGGCCAAAAAATGATGTGACCCCGTCGGGTCCAAATAGTCAATTGCCGAAGTAAAACACAAGTATCTGGCAGCAAAAGCATCCGGTCTCATCCGGATGCTTTTTTTTCTGACCAATGTACCATATCTCTTGCTCGATTATTCATCAAAACTCTACAAAATACCTATGTGCGAGACGAACAAGTTCATTTATAATGGATGGTAGATTGAATTAGAGAGGACTTATTCAGCATGGAAATTTTACTCGCTTCATTAATGATGATCTGGGGGAATGTGACTGCTACACATCCGGATACCAACATCGAGCAATTGGTTCAAGCTTCTTTGGAAGCCAAAAACGCTATCGTTCAAGTTACACCGGCACCAACCGAAGTTGCAGTCGATCCATTAGCTCCCATAAACAAGAAAGATCCACAAAAGGATGCTCCTGTTGTAAAAGGAATTTATGTCACCGCTCACAGTGCAGATGGCGGCAGAATGGAAAAACTGGTCAAATTAATGGATGATACTGCGTTAAATGCCATGGTCATTGACGTAAAGGATGATTGGGGCTATGTAACCTGGAATACTGGAAATCCAGAACTGGAAGCCATGGGTACTACGAACAAAATTATTGCCGACATGCCTAAACTTATGAATACTTTAACCGAACATAAAATTTATCCAATTGCTAGAATTGTAGTTTTCAAAGATACGGTTTTGGCCAAAAAAAGGCCGGATTTATCGTTTGTGAATCCGGATGGAACCCTTTGGGGAAATTCCAAGAATCCGCCGGACAGCTTTGTGAATCCTTATAACAAAGAGGTCTGGGATTATAACATCGCTGTTGCCAAAGAAGCGGTTAAAGCCGGTTTCAAAGAAATTCAATTTGACTATGTAAGATTTCCGGAGGGCTTTGAGAAGAGGGCCGATATTCTCAAATATACCAAAGATGATCGCTCCCGCATCGATGCCGTTGCGCAGTTCGTGAAATACGCGAGAGAACAAATTGAACCGCTCGGTGCTAGAGTGTCCGTTGATATATTTGGTTATGCCGCATCGGTTCCTGCAGCTGAAGGGATTGGCCAGGATTTCGTAAAAATTTCGGAAAATGTAGATGTGATCAGTCCAATGGTTTATCCCAGCCATTACAGTGAAGGTTGGTTCGGTTCCAAAGTACCGGACGCTGCACCCTTTGCCACCATCAATGGAGCCATGATCGATACGAACAAGAAGCTGGCACCGATTGAAAAGTCCGGACTCAAGCCTGTTATTAGACCATGGATTCAAGATTTTACCGCATCATGGGTCAAGGGATATATCAAATACGGCAAGCATGAAGTTGAAGAACAAATACGCGGGCTTGAAGCGAACGGCATTCATGAGTTCCTGCTATGGAATGCCAATAATAATTATACAGCAGATGTTAATTATTAATTAAATAAGCGAACAGCGGAGAAGCGGATATATATCCGTTTCCCGCTGTTTTTATTTGCGGAAATTTACAATCATCGTTACGAAATATTGCAGTGTACGTGCAACTCGCTTCTTGATCAACTCCGATTCCGGCTCTCCCTCGGAAGTAAATCGACGTTGATCCCCTCCAATAGAAATCCATTCCGGGCAATTGATCCCGTGAACGTTACGCACAATAACTTGAAGCTGCTGGAGGGTGCTTACTCCAACCGCACCGCCTGCAGAACTCATGACAAGTACAATTTTACCGTCGAAATGTTCGGAGTCTAAATGGTCCAAGGCATTTTTTAGTACACCTGTTGGTCCTCCATGATATTCCGGTGAACTGAGGACAATACCATCTGCTTCCGCAACGGTTTTTGCGAGAAGCTGCAAATTGACATCATCGACTTGATCTCTTTCGTCCGGATAATAAAAAGGAACCGGCTTTTCAAAAAGATCATGAAAGGTGACTTCACATCCTTTTTCCTCCAGCTTTGAACCGACATATTTGGCGAGAAGCTTGCTGCTGCTGGAAGCTCTATTACTTCCTGAAATGATCGCGATTTTCATATAAACCTCCCACTCGCGTTGTATAATTGTAATTGTATTTTATCAGAATCGTTTTTTTGCACAAGGCAATACATTTTCACTCTTGGGTATGTTTTCCGTTATAATTGAGGTATAGATATCCTAAAGAGGAGTTGAAGAGCATGAACATTGTAGCGATTTCAGGAATGGACCTTTCCCAATTAAGAGACAATCTGCCGGATGAAGTGCGAAGCCGGATAAAGTTCATCTGGTGCAAAAACACCAAAGCAGCCAATGAATTTCTCACGGATGCCGAAATCTTGCTGACCGCGGGCCGTTTGGATCCGGAAATCATGGAGAGAACACCCAAGCTCCGCTGGGTACAATCGTTAGCTGCAGGTATCGATAAGCTTCCTCTGGAGGCGTTTATCAAGCGAAATATTATCGTCACGAATGGAAAAGGCGTCCACACTGTGCAGATGAGTGAATTCACTATAGGCGTCATGCTGCAACGGGTACGAAACACCAACAAATTCCTGAAGCATCAGCATGAGAAAATATGGGATCCGAAGCTTTCCTTCGATGAGCTTTACGGTAAGACCGTAGGTATCCTCGGTGCCGGAGCGATTGGGGAAGCCGTTGCCCGCAAATGCCAAGCCTTTGATATGAGAGTCATCGGATTTAACCGAAGCGGAGCAGCTCAGCCTCATTTTAATGAAATTTTGACAGGTGACAACGGTTTGATTACCTTGCTCCAAAAAAGCGACTTCATCGTTCTGCTGCTGCCCAGCACTCCCAAAACGCACCATTTAATAAAAAGAGAGCAATTCCAGCAAATGAAGTCATCTGCATTTCTCATTAACATAGCCAGAGGCGATGTGATCGATGAGGAAGCACTCATTGAAGCGTTAAAAAATGGGACTATATCCGGAGCAGCCTTGGATGTTTTTGAGCAAGAGCCTTTGCCAGAAACGTCACCATTCTGGACCATGGACAATGTTATTCTGACACCACACATTGCAGGTGCTACGGATCATTATATCGAAAGAGCAGCGCCGATCTTCTATCACAATCTGAAGCAATACATAGCCGGGCAACCCCTGATGAACGTAGTGAATCTTCGAGAAGGATATTGAAATTAGTTAATCCCCCATCAGACCGGTGAATCCCGGTTAGGATGGGGGATTATTGTATGCGATCTTATCTTATTTGTTTACGTGATTCGATCCTCTCCTCTCATGTATGGCCTTAGGGCATGGGGAATGTAAATGGATCCATCCGCTTGCTGATGATTCTCGAGCAATGGAATCAATATTCTTGGAGTCGCCACTGCTGTGTTATTCAACGTGTAACAGTAAGCCAAGCGGCCTTCCTCATTACGAAATCGCAGTCCTGAGCGCCGTGCTTGAAAATCCAGTAAGCTGGAAGCAGAATGAGTCTCCCCATAAGCATTACGGCTTGGCATCCATGTTTCTACATCGAACTGCTTGTGATTTTTGAGCCCCATATCTCCGGTACATACTGCAACTATGCGATAGGGAAGCTCCAGGAGATGGAGGATATGCTCTGCCATTTCGGTGATTTGTGTCAGCATCTCCTCTGCTGCCCCAAGATCATTTCTGCAAAGAATAACCTGTTCCACTTTTGCAAATTGATGAACCCGATAAAGACCTCGAACATCGCGCCCAGCCGAACCCGCTTCCCTGCGAAAACAATTGGAGACTGCAGCCAAACGAATCGGGCCTTTCGATAAATCGACAACCTCATTCCCAAAATAAGAAATCAGGGAAGCTTCCGATGTTCCAACCAGCCATTTGCTTTCATCCGAAAGCTCATACGTCTGGTCTTTTCCGTGCGGAAAGAATCCTGTATTTTCCAGAGCTTCCTCTTTCAGCATCAGCGGTACATCCATCACGGTATAGCCTCGATCAGAAAGCAAATCAATGGCCAGCTGCTGAACGGCTCTATGCAAATAAAGGCCGGCTCCCTTGAGGAAATAATTGCGACTACCCGCAACCTTGACACCTCTGGGGATATCGAACAATTGCAATTGTTCCCCAAGAGCAAGGTGATCCTTGGCTTCAAATGCAAACACCGGAAGCTTTCCGACGGTCTTGACGACCACATTATCCAAATCCGTTACTCCAATCGGCGAATCCTTGGAAGGGATATTCGGAATGAGCAGCATCAGTTGCTTCCATTCACGCTCCAGTTCAGCCAACCGTGTCTCTTGCTCGTTTAAGGCAGCATTTCTATCCCTTACCTCCGCTTTGATATCCTCTGCTTCAATATGGTTTTGCTTCATTAGGAGTTCAGCTACTCTAGCTGTACTCTTATTGCGTGCTTCCCTCAGTTCATCGATACGTTGACGCACTTTCCCTCGTTCTTCATCAACCGTAAGCAGGCGACTCAAAGGAATAATGATTCCTTTTTTTTGAGCAGCCTCTTCCACTTCATGACGGTTTTCGCGTATCCACTTCATGTCCAGCATCTTGGCACCACCGTTCTTTTTTTATGAAAAGACAAAGAACGCCCTCATCCGATTGGGACGAGGAGCGTTCTGCTCGCGGTGCCACCCAACTTGATTATCGCCGCTTCCGCATGCGTTAATCCTCTTGGTCTCCGCTGTAACGGGCGATGCCGGCTTATTTAGAGTCGATTCATGCCAGCCATCGTCTCAATCATAAGCGTCTCCGAGTTGGAATCTCTTCATAGACATAATACCGATTTAATGTTGTGATGTTAGTATAATTGAGGACTCTAAAAAGATCAACCTATTGAGACAAGCGAAGCGCAAGCTCATACATTTCCATGTTAAAAGGACGCTGGGTGCTTACCACCTGGTGAATGTCGGTTGCCACGAGCTCGCCTTTGAGAACGCCGCATGCTTTGGAGGAATCGCCTTCAATCAGTCTGCGAACGGCAAAGTCGCCTAATCGGCTGGCGAGAATACGGTCGTTATGGGTAGGTGCTCCGCCGCGCTGGATATGTCCAAGAACGGTAACTCGCGGTTCTATGCCATTGCACTCGGTGATTTGTGTAGCTATTTGTTCTCCGCTGCAGACACCTTCTGAAACCAAGATGATGCTGTGCCTTTTCCCATGGGCGAAGTTGTCTTTCATCCGGGTGGCAACCTCAGCGATATTAAAAGGAATTTCCGGAACCAGGATGGTTTCAGCTCCGCTGGCTAGCCCGGCATAGAGGGCGATTTCACCGCAATGCCTTCCCATGACCTCGACTATTGAAGAGCGCTCATGAGAAGTCATGGTATCCCGCAGTTTATTAATGGCATCCACAACAATACTTACGGCTGTATCGAAACCTATCGTGAAATCCGTAAAGGGAATATCGTTATCAATCGTACCTGGAAGTCCCATTGTTTTGATGCCCAGCTTGCTTAATTTACTTGCACCCTTATAGGAACCATCTCCGCCGATGACTACGAGACCGTCAATGCCGCGCTTACGAAGGTTATCAGCTCCAAGCTGCTGCCCTTCTTCAGTCAAAAACTCCTTGCAGCGAGCAGTCTGCAGGATCGTTCCGCCGCGCTGGATAATATCCCCCACACTGCGTAAATCCATTTGACGGATATCATCGTTAATTAAACCTTGATAACCGCGCTGCACGGCATAAACCTCCAAGCCGTTGTAAAGCGCGCTGCGCACAACCGCACGGACTGCGGCGTTCATTCCCTGTGAATCACCGCCACTGGTTAAAACTGCTATCGATTTTACTGCTGACATCACACGATTCCTCCTAAATTGTACGTATAAACAGACTATTGATCCAGAAAAACATCCGGGTGAGCGGGCTGTTTCTCATAAGACGCTTGGATATTTGCTTGACCTTCTGTTGGCCCTTTACTTTGGGGTCGGATAAATAAAGCGCCAGTAAACCCTCAATTATCATACGATGAAATCTTGGATGTTCCAAGCATAAAGTTTTCAGACGAGCTTGTTCCACCACGAAGGCAATCCGTTCACCCATATGATCCTTATTCTCATAATAGCTGCAAAAATTCAAATCTCCGCCAACCCGATCTTCTTCTTGATCGATCAAATAGTCCAGCAAAATATGCAAGCCGCAAACATAAGGAAAATAGGCTTGCTTGATTTGCTCAACTTCATCCTGCTGAAGCTGCCGATTGGATGCAGCCAAAAAAAGCATAAACATGCCTAACGTAGATCCTGTTGCTGCAGCAAACTCATTCCAGCGAAGCTGGGGACTTAGCTCCTTGTGCTTTTGCCACCAATCGTAGAGCTTAGCTTCTCTCAGATCCCTCTGTATATGTTTATAGACCTGCAAATCGCAATAAAGGCTGACAAGTTCCTTGACCGGATCTGCCACTAAGGCATAAGACGGCAGTAAACAAATGCAGGATTGGCAGGTTTTGACCAAATCATTCAGATAGCCAGCATCTTCGTGCTCTTCACGAAACGCATAGTAGTCATGAATCGGCGCAGACGGATCAACAGCATCCAGCATGGAAAGATGAAGCTGCCGAAAATCTTGAGCATCCAAAGAGGTGCTTCGGTCGCAAAGATTGTCCAGATAATCGCTTATAGTCTGAAAGGCTACAATGAGCGGAATAAGCACATGGCGCATATGCAAATTGGCAGAGGCATAAACAGAGCCGCCTATACAATGAAATTCTTTGGTTGTAATGCTGTCCCTGGCTTGTTTTCTCAGCTCTGGGTCCGGTATTCGGCTAACTGCTTCCTTCCAATACTGGAGATGGTTTTTTACCTCGGGAAGCACAAAGCGGTATATACG includes:
- the serS gene encoding serine--tRNA ligase, which gives rise to MLDMKWIRENRHEVEEAAQKKGIIIPLSRLLTVDEERGKVRQRIDELREARNKSTARVAELLMKQNHIEAEDIKAEVRDRNAALNEQETRLAELEREWKQLMLLIPNIPSKDSPIGVTDLDNVVVKTVGKLPVFAFEAKDHLALGEQLQLFDIPRGVKVAGSRNYFLKGAGLYLHRAVQQLAIDLLSDRGYTVMDVPLMLKEEALENTGFFPHGKDQTYELSDESKWLVGTSEASLISYFGNEVVDLSKGPIRLAAVSNCFRREAGSAGRDVRGLYRVHQFAKVEQVILCRNDLGAAEEMLTQITEMAEHILHLLELPYRIVAVCTGDMGLKNHKQFDVETWMPSRNAYGETHSASSLLDFQARRSGLRFRNEEGRLAYCYTLNNTAVATPRILIPLLENHQQADGSIYIPHALRPYMRGEDRIT
- a CDS encoding DUF4178 domain-containing protein; protein product: MSIFKRVGSILRSNKEVPQSAPSNPLEDSVVGDIVTVDLEEYVISGKVIYFDRGFAPHRYAYYLQSGKNIQCLIVEKGRTYDCFICSFVEGALDDPNDVPSRLEMDGEVTFELEHHRSDVTKAEGNTDFRAGDDVLFWRYFGPDQRFFFLQWQDGKFVAMEGTRTPGNQIKFLKSTR
- a CDS encoding YitT family protein gives rise to the protein MKNVLDWITVAIGALLAAVGFNMFLIPHQLLSGGISGIAMLIGYFTNWNIGFLYFVFNLPIMIWGLIVIGRKFIVYSVVSVILTVWLMQVLPSINQAPILGAVFGGVLVGVGSGITLRMGGSTGGFDIIGSILTRRWDFPLGTVLSLLNALVILALGFFKADWDLALYSMLAIYISGRVMDGIHIRHVKVTAFIVTKQKKQLLERLLTMPRGVTLIKTEGAFTSTEQDMLMTVTTRYELADLKKIIKDIDPKAFVNIVETVGVLGEFRKLK
- the pfkA gene encoding 6-phosphofructokinase, whose amino-acid sequence is MSAVKSIAVLTSGGDSQGMNAAVRAVVRSALYNGLEVYAVQRGYQGLINDDIRQMDLRSVGDIIQRGGTILQTARCKEFLTEEGQQLGADNLRKRGIDGLVVIGGDGSYKGASKLSKLGIKTMGLPGTIDNDIPFTDFTIGFDTAVSIVVDAINKLRDTMTSHERSSIVEVMGRHCGEIALYAGLASGAETILVPEIPFNIAEVATRMKDNFAHGKRHSIILVSEGVCSGEQIATQITECNGIEPRVTVLGHIQRGGAPTHNDRILASRLGDFAVRRLIEGDSSKACGVLKGELVATDIHQVVSTQRPFNMEMYELALRLSQ
- a CDS encoding twin-arginine translocase TatA/TatE family subunit, with the translated sequence MGALSPWHFILIAIVALLLFGPSKLPELGRGFGKMFREFKDATSGNSANDDHNQARKEIQPAEGPKNDVTPSGPNSQLPK
- a CDS encoding D-2-hydroxyacid dehydrogenase, with protein sequence MNIVAISGMDLSQLRDNLPDEVRSRIKFIWCKNTKAANEFLTDAEILLTAGRLDPEIMERTPKLRWVQSLAAGIDKLPLEAFIKRNIIVTNGKGVHTVQMSEFTIGVMLQRVRNTNKFLKHQHEKIWDPKLSFDELYGKTVGILGAGAIGEAVARKCQAFDMRVIGFNRSGAAQPHFNEILTGDNGLITLLQKSDFIVLLLPSTPKTHHLIKREQFQQMKSSAFLINIARGDVIDEEALIEALKNGTISGAALDVFEQEPLPETSPFWTMDNVILTPHIAGATDHYIERAAPIFYHNLKQYIAGQPLMNVVNLREGY
- a CDS encoding NAD(P)H-dependent oxidoreductase; the encoded protein is MKIAIISGSNRASSSSKLLAKYVGSKLEEKGCEVTFHDLFEKPVPFYYPDERDQVDDVNLQLLAKTVAEADGIVLSSPEYHGGPTGVLKNALDHLDSEHFDGKIVLVMSSAGGAVGVSTLQQLQVIVRNVHGINCPEWISIGGDQRRFTSEGEPESELIKKRVARTLQYFVTMIVNFRK
- a CDS encoding DUF4247 domain-containing protein; this translates as MKKWTSWVALVVVFALLTACGDAGNYVKQTYPLVSADGNGSNLSKVYSAQGKTVPVVANELAQKEPPKEKSKESLDQMFLLYSDKVINIQKDPKDSNNTLVEVDSVQYAKEHYDSSFLQGFLAASLLQSVMGGGWFGNHRGNDYRGYTQTPTYRSSDSTQTVAPTVKKDTPSTSDRTGTFSTGKKSATSNSNIGSNSSGSDSTSRKNDGSTINRVTKPSSSKPATSSRSGSFSRRK
- a CDS encoding putative glycoside hydrolase, with protein sequence MEILLASLMMIWGNVTATHPDTNIEQLVQASLEAKNAIVQVTPAPTEVAVDPLAPINKKDPQKDAPVVKGIYVTAHSADGGRMEKLVKLMDDTALNAMVIDVKDDWGYVTWNTGNPELEAMGTTNKIIADMPKLMNTLTEHKIYPIARIVVFKDTVLAKKRPDLSFVNPDGTLWGNSKNPPDSFVNPYNKEVWDYNIAVAKEAVKAGFKEIQFDYVRFPEGFEKRADILKYTKDDRSRIDAVAQFVKYAREQIEPLGARVSVDIFGYAASVPAAEGIGQDFVKISENVDVISPMVYPSHYSEGWFGSKVPDAAPFATINGAMIDTNKKLAPIEKSGLKPVIRPWIQDFTASWVKGYIKYGKHEVEEQIRGLEANGIHEFLLWNANNNYTADVNY
- a CDS encoding tetraprenyl-beta-curcumene synthase family protein, producing MFRIYRFVLPEVKNHLQYWKEAVSRIPDPELRKQARDSITTKEFHCIGGSVYASANLHMRHVLIPLIVAFQTISDYLDNLCDRSTSLDAQDFRQLHLSMLDAVDPSAPIHDYYAFREEHEDAGYLNDLVKTCQSCICLLPSYALVADPVKELVSLYCDLQVYKHIQRDLREAKLYDWWQKHKELSPQLRWNEFAAATGSTLGMFMLFLAASNRQLQQDEVEQIKQAYFPYVCGLHILLDYLIDQEEDRVGGDLNFCSYYENKDHMGERIAFVVEQARLKTLCLEHPRFHRMIIEGLLALYLSDPKVKGQQKVKQISKRLMRNSPLTRMFFWINSLFIRTI
- a CDS encoding IS630 family transposase (programmed frameshift), translating into MTMEAVKLQEVEKRLKQEKNRRMFERYQTVRLHLLGHDKQQIATIIGRSERTVRTYLQQYHESGLDGLQMNFSPGRRERITKEQQVKLKKTIIESLPHEVGFTAKFNWTLQLIGEYIKREFGESYSIRGVSKLMHRLDMSYTKPTYTLAAADEEKQKEFVETTFPRLKKLENGEIDHLLFEDEAMIRDYQALQRTWFAKGKQRIIKTTGKHRGVKLFSTVDYGTGQIVWQEDEEYTAEKFLVFLHRVVDAYPKGKITMVLDNARAHHAKLLEPFFKEQQGRLKLVFLPPYSPELNIVEGLWKWLKSDVINNVFYHTVVEIRGNVHSFMEQIMKDPLNIIDRLCIRMESGELPENQ